In Calothrix sp. NIES-2098, the DNA window TTACGCGCTTGGAATATGTTGAGCCACGACCGTGCAGAAGTGTTGCGAGGTAATGGCTTTGAAAATGACTCACTATGCCCGATTCCAGCACTACGGAGAAATTTTTGCTTACTTTTTGCTTACTCGCTTGTCAAGGCTGGGAAGTATGAAAAGCAACATTCAGAGCAGCCAAACAACTGTTAACTAGTTAACACAAGGGATAGAGATTCAAAAGCTTACCCAGTAAGGTTTTTGTCCTTGTTTTGAAGCTTGCAAAGTATTTTTCGCTACTACTATAATCTACGAGAATCGCTTTGTCTGATGGTGATTACAATGCTTAACAACTTAATAGACTTGTCCGAAAACTCCAAAGCCAGACTGTTCAAAGCTTTGAGACAAAACTTTGATATTTGCGTCAAAACGTAATTACAAGGGTTTAAGATAGTTACTGATAGTATAGAGGCATAAAAATCAACTCCTATTTTTCTAAATTTTCTAGTTATTCCTAGTTGCTAAGTTGGTAAAATTAAACTACCTATCCTTAATCTAACCAACCCACATACTGTTAAGATAATTTGCTCATAAGTATCGAGCTTTAATCGAAATCTTTGTGAGGCTATGCGAAATATTTTAAGTAATCGAATTAAATGTTCGATGAATATTCGATTACTAGACAAAGCCTTATTTTCATCTTTTTGCTGTTGAGTTAATTCTCGTTTTGGTTTCTTTTTATGAGGAGTAGTGATGTTTTCGCCTCCTTGGAAACCTTTATCACCTGAAAAGGGTTGAGATTTATCAAATTTATTTTGAGATTGACGAAACAATTTTATATCTGCTGTTGGCCCAGGAACGCCCACTTCCACCTCCACAATATCCTTACCTTCTGGTATCCCGACCATTAGACTTTTCAATGTATGTTGTCTCTTCTTGCCAGAAAAATATTTTTGTTGTTCTTTTTGGTCAGAATTCCTATAGATTGGCTGTTCTAGGCTATCGACTAATAGCCTAAAATTGGTTAATACTTCCTGAACAAAGAGTAATTCGCTTTCATTATTTGAGACTTGTTCTAATAAACTAGCTGGTAAAATATCTCGCAGTATTGGTATCCAAGAATGAAAAGTATCGTTGGCTTCTGTCTTAGATATCCCAAATAACATTCCTAATACTTGAAATGTCGGCATCTGTCTTAAATAAAATAGACATAAGCATACTTGTTCTTGGATTGATAATAATTCTTTGCGACCTCCACCAGCCGCATTAATTCTTATTTTTCGGCTTTCTTGCTGAATTTTAATTTCTTGGTGACGTTTGCAGGCACAATTTAATAGTGATTGTAATTGTTCGTAACTAATCCCTAAAATTTGTTTTGTTCGGTGTGGGTACTTTTGGATATAATCAAAAACCATAACTAAGTTTGAAAAATGGTAGACACTCAATTCAACGTTTTACCATTTTTCTTTTCCTAAGTTAATATTTCGGACAAGTCTAATAAACCAGTTTGCGCTCACAAAAGTGCAACAAAAGTGCTGACTATTATATTGATATGAGTTTAGTAGCTATAAAAATATGAAAATCATTGTAAAGAGTGGGTACAGATTACCAGAAAAAATCAAATTCGAGTCCGGGTTGGTTGTGAATCCGTTCGGTACGGAGTTTACGATTCCCGATGGAGAAGATATCAGTAAAGCGCAATTTTACTGGGACGTTATTGAAGAAAATTATCGCGGAGAGATGGAACACGCCGGGTATACCATTAAGGCGTGGGACAAAGCACAGCAATATTTTGAAGTATCGCAAGAGTAGGTCAATATTAAAGAACATTATTTTTGCGATCGCTCCACCCACAGCTTCAGAAGGACAGCATTAACCCAGTTGAGCAATGCTGGTATTCCGCTAAGGGTGATACAAGAGATATCAGGACATAGGAACTTAGAACAGTTGCAGAAATACCTTGAGGTTAGTGATGAGCAGGTATTAGGTGCGGCGGCGAGTTTGGCGATGTTGTCACCTGTGGGTAGAAGTGGTGTAGAAATTGATATTGATGAAAAGGTAGAAATTGATGCGAATAGTCCCCGTTAGGGGAAAGTGGTTATGGAAAGTTGACCTTCAAGGTAGTCGCTGCTCCCTTCTCCAAGGTTTCCATCCCCGTTAGGGGTAGTTGTTTAGGAAAGTCTGTTGTCCAAGTGGTAATAGCTGCTCAGGCGACAACGTTTCCATCCCCGTTAGGGGAAGTGGTTATGGAAAGCTTCCGAGGAGAATTCGGATTCGACTTCTTCACCTTGTTTCCATCCCCTTGCGGGGCAATGTGATCGGAAAGAGTTCACTTTTAGAAATCTTACTGAGCAAGGATTTCAGATACCCAATTCGACACCACTTTTATTAGTGTCAACAAGTACTGAAAATTGTCAATAAATTTAACTGTTCACAGCTTGGAAACTTTACTGTGTAAGCAATCGACACCAGTCAACGAAGTTATGCGGTTTTCAAGGTTCGGGCTAGTGGTGTCGATGGAATGCAACACACTAGGGTAAAGGGTAAAAGATGCTACTTAAAACTGTCAACTGTTGGACAGAAAAGTTAATGCTTGTGGAGGAGATGTCGGGAAATATAATTTTGACGACATTTTCAACAGTGCATCTATTTAGACTATGACGCTTTATAAAACCCAAAAATAAGCCTGTATAAAAGGCAACTTTTTTGAGGCATCTCACAGGAGTTTTTAAAAGGCTCGACGCGTAAAGCGTGAAAACATTTACTAACTGGACGTTTTATAGAATACTGACATATCTAGGGAATATATTGATGAGTTGTCTTTTTTTTGATACTGTTAAAAACGTAAATTAAGTAATAACCCTTAGGGTTATAGTATCCTTTATGAAATTGAGTAACAAACTTAGCATTGCTGCCGCTGGGGTAGTTATGGGACTTGCAAGTGTCAGCATACCTTCTAGCGCCCAAGCTGCACAGTTATTTAAGTTAGACTACAATTTAGGCGGGAGTAGTGTTGATGCAACTTTGACCACTACTGATTTAGATCCTGTAACTAATAGCTACACAATTACAGACATCACTGGCACAAGAACATTCCAAGATGTTACACAAACCATATTCGGACTGCTGCCAACAGGTACTGATGTAGATGGGACGCTAACTGACAACAAGTTATTTGCAAATGCTCCGTTTCTAGACTCTAATGGCTTCGGTTTCTTTGTTAACAGTGGTTTATTGAGAGTGTCTGTGAGTCCTTTTGGCGTTGGCGGCGCTTTTGGCGACTACGGTGAGTGGAATGATCGTAGAACAGGTGTCGGAGGTTCCAATTTTAATGTTACCAATATCACTAACGCCCGGCCAGTTCCCGAACCCACTACAGTAGCGGCTGCTATTGCATCTGGTGCAGGTTTAATTGCAGCCAAATTGAAGCAGCGTAAGAAACAAAAAGCTTCTCAGGCTGCGTAATCTTAAATTATCTATGTTACGGCATCTACCACTTAAATATAATTTTTATACAAACTAAAACTGTTATCTAAATTAGTCCCTTTTTTAAAACTGTAACTAAGTCGTCTTGTAAATTGATTCTTGTTTTGCCCTTGCTTAATTAATTGAGTATTTGAGTAAAACTTCAAATGAGTAATTACTCAATCTTTACCAACTGGATTATCTAAATATGCCTCTAATGCTTTAATGACAATACTTGTAATGCTGCTACCTTTGCCTTCCTCTATGGCTCTAATCTTGATTTTGTTGTGCAAACTGACGGGTATTTCTGCATTGAGTCGAGTAGTTTCTTCCTTGCTGGCTTCTTCAATAGCTAAGTTCTTAAGCTCATGTTCCCGCCGTGTCTTCTTCGCCTTAAGTACCATGCTTGATAAACCTCAACACTTCTTTTTTAAGTGAGTCAATTTCTTTGGCAGCATCACTGTTGGGTTCATTGAACACAGTTAAACCTTCTGCTGCTGTTGTCGGATAAGCTACCCGTTGAGTAGTTCCAGCTTTGAGTACAGGTAAGCTGTAATCTTCCAAGGCGTTAGTAATTTCTGTGCTAAGTTTGGTATTTTTGATAGCACGACTGATAACAAAAACAGCTTTTGGCTTACCCTCAGTCACTTCCCATCGTGCGGCAATGATATCAACCAAATCAGCGCAAGCCCAAATATCATAGGGACTTGGTTGTACTGGGATAAGAACTAAATCGGCAGTTTTGACAGCAGCCGCACTGAGTTTGGCGATTTGTGGCGCTCCATCAATAACTATCCAATCATATCCATGCGAAATTGCTTGCAGATCCTTAGCTAGTGTCTCTCGGTCAAGTCCAACAACAGGGATAATGCTGCCGCCGTTGGCTTCATTCCAGTCTCTAGTACTTCCCTGTGGGTCAGAGTCAACGAGTAAAACTTTATATTCATCTCGCTGTAGAGCATGAGCGAGATTAGTTGCAATGGTCGTTTTTCCTGATCCTCCCTTCTGGTTCAGGACAGCGATAACTGTTGGCATTTATGGACTCCAGCATTTTTGAGTAAAAGCTCATTTGAGTAAATACTCAAAGTATCAAAGCATGATTTCACTGATAGGGCAAGTTGTATATCGCTGGATTTAACATCAGTGATCGGGCTAGTAGCGATCGCTCCAACATCGGGATAGGGATTTATTACGACATTGGGGTTAAAAGCTAAAGTCATCGGTAAAGGATGGCGAGTTAAGCGCACTGACCTGGAACAGTACGTTGATAAGCTGTTTTGAAACTCGCCAAATTAAAAAGTCACTTTCAAAAAAAATGTCTTTCAAGAGTACGTTGATAAATTGCTGCAAATATCGCCAAATTACGACAGTGTGAAACTCGCCAATAGCATAGAAGCGGTATAGCTATTTGAAACAGTGGCGAGATTTGGCGTGATTTAACACCAGTGTTCAAAAAGGCGATCGCCCCTTTGGGAACCATAAAGGCATTACCAAGGGATGAAAGATGGAAGCTAAAAGTCAAATCCGATTGAAGAAACTGGTATTGCCAATCGTGTTAGGGGTTATCTCCAGTTGTGCTGTAGCTACTGCATTCCGATACTGGCAGGCGAAAACACAAGGTTGGTGTGTTCGTGCTTACCCAGATGGTAAAGAAGAAGTTCTATATGGTAGTGACTGCCAAAAGCCAGCAGACTGAGCAATAGAGAAAAGTCTATACACCCCACTAATGCACCCCATAACTTTTATGATGCTTATCTGCACATTTAAGAAATGGGGTGTTATGATTGGGGTGTAAGACAAAGTAAAAGGTATTTCTCAATCATGACACGCTCACTAGAACAAATTGCAGAAGGTAAAAATACTCAGGATTTAAGAAAAGAAGCTGTTGAATTTTTACGTAAAACTAAAATACCTTTTGTACAGCAAGGTATCGAACGTACCGCAAGCTATATCCAGTCCAATGGACGTAAGCAAGATTGTGTAGAGTACATCAGTTTGTGTGAAGCAACACTGGCACAAGAACCGAAAAAACCTGCCGTAGAAACTGCTGTAAAAACACTAGATACTACAACTAAGCAAACACCAGTTAAAAATTCTAAAACTCGCAAAAATACCAAAAAACAACCTGTAGAATTTGTAGAACCTGTAGAAATTAAACCTGAACCGATACCCGAAAAGATTGAAGCTACAACAGAAACAACCAGACCAACAATAGAACACTCAGAATACTCTGATTCTGAGGCTGAAAAGCTTGGTATAGCCAAGAAACTTTACTATGCAACTGCTGCCAAAGATGGTTTAACGGGGTTAAGAGAATATCAATTAAATCTGTGTAAAACTCAAAAATACTTCTTACCAGAGTTTGCAATTTTGGTAGCACGTACCAGAGTAATTATTGAAGATTACGCTAATGCTAAAAGTCCAGACGGTAAGGCACACCCTGGCACTATTCAAAAGATTCGTGTGGATGTAATGCGATATCTAGCTGATATCGTTAAGCCAGAGATTGATAAATTCCCGCCAGTCAATGACCGCACACTTGAAGATATTTTTAACGAGTTTGAAGCTTCTGTTCGCGGTGCGTTCGCAGATATCGGCAAAGCCAAATATGAACTCAATCGCAAGAAGAATGAA includes these proteins:
- a CDS encoding cobyrinic acid a,c-diamide synthase, encoding MPTVIAVLNQKGGSGKTTIATNLAHALQRDEYKVLLVDSDPQGSTRDWNEANGGSIIPVVGLDRETLAKDLQAISHGYDWIVIDGAPQIAKLSAAAVKTADLVLIPVQPSPYDIWACADLVDIIAARWEVTEGKPKAVFVISRAIKNTKLSTEITNALEDYSLPVLKAGTTQRVAYPTTAAEGLTVFNEPNSDAAKEIDSLKKEVLRFIKHGT